ACCGGTTCCGCCGCCAGGTGCTCCAGCAACGCAGTGTCGCGGGCACCAAGCTACCCGCCGCACGCGTGCGCTGACCGGCCCGGCCGCAGCGTGAGGTCGTAGCCCTGCGGGCGATCATCCCGGCGCGCGCTGACCGTCTCCGGGTGGCCGCGACCGTTCGGAACCGAGGTCAGGCGGGGTTCTCCGGACGAGGTCGTGACACAGTTCCTTGAATTTGCACTGCGCTCCGCCCCTGACGAGCATCTTCCCTTGTCACGTGCAAGCATCATGCGGGCCCGGCACAAATTGAAGGAACTGTGTCACGGCCTTCGGCGCTGCCGGCCCCTCGGCGGGCCGCATCATCATGCGATCCCCCTGGTCATCTCTTTTGCTCAGGAGTAGCATAACTTTTACTCAAAGCTAGCAAAAGCGTCGAGGGAGGACGCCATGACAACAACCCTGATGACCGCCGCGGAGCTCTACCCGAGAGTGCGGCACGTCGTGCCCGCCGTCGAGTGGGCGACGATGGCCGACGACGTCGACGCGATCGGCCGACTCAAGCGCGAGCGCAACGCCGTGATCCTCGCCCACAACTACATGACCCCGGAGATCTTCCACGGGGTGTCCGACATCGTCGGAGACTCCCTCGCCCTGGCCCGGGAGGCGACGTCCGTCGAAGCCGACGTGATCGTGCTCGCCGGGGTCCACTTCATGGCCGAGACGGCCAAGCTGCTCAACCCCACCAGGACGGTGCTGCTGCCCGACCTCCGCTCGGGCTGCTCGCTGGCCGAGTCGATCACCCCGGCCGACGTCCGCGAACTGCGGCGCCTGCACCCGGGCGTGCCGGTGGTGACCTACGTGAACACCTCGGCGGCGGTGAAGGCGGAGTCCGACATCTGCTGCACGTCGGGCAACGCCGTGGCAGTCATCGAGAGCCTCGGCGTGCCCGAGGTGATCATGATCCCCGACCAGTTCCTCGCCGCCAACGTAGCTCGTCAGACGGGAGTCCGGGTGATCACCCACCCCGGCGCCTGCGAGGTGCACGAGCGCTTCACCCCCGCCGACATCCGGCAGATCCGCGACGATCACCCCGGGGTCACCGTGCTCGCCCACCCCGAATGCCCACCGGCGGTGCTGGACGAGGCCGACTACGCCGGATCCACTGCCCAGATGGTCGCCTTCGTCGCAGCCCGGCAGCCGGAACGCGTGGCCCTGATCACCGAGTGCTCGATGAGCGACAACGTCGCCCAGCAGTTCCCCGACATCGACTTCGTCCGCCCGTGCAACCTGTGCCCCCACATGAAGCGCAACACCCTGGGGACGATCCGGCACGCCCTGGAGACCATGACGCACCAGGTCACCGTCCAACCGGACGTCGCCGAGCGCGCACGCCTGGCCGTCGACCGCATGCTCGCGGTGGGGAACAAGTGATGGCGCGCCGCATCGAGGCCGGGTGCCCGGTGATCATCGGGGCCGGGCTGGCCGGGCTGAGCGCGGCCATCGAGCTGTCCCCCGTACCGTGTGTCGTCGTGAGCGGGGGCGAGATCGGCGTGGGCACCTCCACGGGCTGGGCCCAGGGTGGGATCGCGGCGGCCGTCGGGCCCGACGACGATCCCACCCTGCACGTCGCCGACACCCTGGCTGCCGGCGCGGGGCTGTGCGACCCCGAGGCGGTCACCCGGATCGTCTCCGAGGGCCCCGCCGCCATCGCCTGGCTGACCGAGCAGGGAGCCCGGTTCGACCGGTCGGACGACACCGCCGGCACCGGGGCGGGCCGCCTGCTGCTCGGCCTGGAGGGCGCCCACAGCCGTCGCCGCATCGTCCACGCCGGAGACTTCACGGGCGCCGAACTGCTGCGTGCGGTGGCGAGCCGGGCTCGCGAGCTG
The Brooklawnia cerclae genome window above contains:
- the nadA gene encoding quinolinate synthase NadA, whose amino-acid sequence is MTTTLMTAAELYPRVRHVVPAVEWATMADDVDAIGRLKRERNAVILAHNYMTPEIFHGVSDIVGDSLALAREATSVEADVIVLAGVHFMAETAKLLNPTRTVLLPDLRSGCSLAESITPADVRELRRLHPGVPVVTYVNTSAAVKAESDICCTSGNAVAVIESLGVPEVIMIPDQFLAANVARQTGVRVITHPGACEVHERFTPADIRQIRDDHPGVTVLAHPECPPAVLDEADYAGSTAQMVAFVAARQPERVALITECSMSDNVAQQFPDIDFVRPCNLCPHMKRNTLGTIRHALETMTHQVTVQPDVAERARLAVDRMLAVGNK